In a single window of the Petrotoga mexicana DSM 14811 genome:
- the rseP gene encoding RIP metalloprotease RseP → MTVLLSIIWFLIIISVIVVVHEFGHFIFAKIFKTRVDEFSIGFGPALFKIPGKETTFRFNIVPLGGYVRLAGEEVLEEGYKDTDPALFYNKKPFQKFLIAFAGPLFSFLLGYFLFVGIAGVYGFPEVIVERVGRDSVAAQAGLEPGDIIKKANGDYVFNPSILELGIASGKPLELTVIRNGEEVNVTLIPEPTNDRAIFTLYGIENPESINLKNKEIVSLNGEEDLYTVMSRMENGDPIEIQLEDGTIIEGKLSQYSYYPPMYETGIIYATFSNVVANGNNVFQEGDRIVEINGVPITNGSDLQNVIYQIQLNSGELMFAVSGNEIINEYKPFKDNTLELLVERNGQTININLSKEEFLDFIVQPGVLEAPYENWHPKGIEALTVPIQWANNLISLTFRSFGQLFTGQLSADQLAGPVGAAAIIGQAAMVGFDAILNLTALITISLGVFNLIPIPGLDGGRIVFSIYEMITRKRVSPKVEAIVNTIGFLFLIFLMIFVTYNDIMRFF, encoded by the coding sequence ATGACCGTTCTATTATCAATTATTTGGTTTTTGATTATCATATCCGTTATTGTGGTTGTGCATGAATTTGGGCATTTTATTTTTGCTAAAATTTTCAAGACGAGAGTGGATGAGTTTTCTATAGGTTTTGGCCCAGCATTATTCAAGATCCCAGGTAAAGAAACTACCTTTCGATTCAATATTGTTCCTTTGGGCGGCTATGTAAGATTGGCTGGTGAAGAGGTATTAGAAGAAGGTTATAAGGATACTGATCCTGCACTGTTTTACAATAAGAAACCTTTTCAGAAATTTTTGATAGCTTTTGCAGGTCCTTTGTTTTCTTTTCTTTTAGGTTATTTTCTTTTTGTAGGAATAGCAGGTGTCTACGGGTTCCCAGAGGTGATTGTTGAGAGAGTAGGAAGGGACAGCGTCGCCGCCCAAGCAGGTCTTGAACCTGGCGACATTATTAAAAAAGCAAACGGTGATTATGTATTTAATCCTTCGATTTTAGAGTTGGGAATAGCTTCTGGGAAGCCATTAGAGTTAACTGTTATAAGAAACGGAGAGGAAGTTAATGTTACCTTGATTCCAGAACCTACCAATGATAGAGCAATTTTTACTTTATATGGTATTGAAAATCCCGAATCGATTAATCTGAAAAACAAAGAGATTGTTTCACTAAATGGAGAAGAAGATTTATATACGGTTATGAGTCGAATGGAAAATGGCGATCCAATAGAGATACAGTTAGAAGATGGAACTATTATTGAAGGTAAGTTATCTCAATATTCTTATTATCCACCCATGTATGAAACAGGTATCATTTACGCTACTTTCTCAAATGTTGTTGCAAATGGTAACAATGTTTTTCAAGAGGGAGATAGAATAGTTGAAATTAATGGTGTACCGATTACTAACGGTTCTGATTTGCAAAATGTAATTTATCAAATTCAGTTAAATTCAGGAGAATTAATGTTCGCTGTTTCTGGTAACGAAATTATTAATGAGTATAAGCCTTTTAAAGATAATACTCTTGAGTTGTTAGTAGAAAGAAACGGACAAACAATTAATATTAATTTATCCAAAGAAGAATTTTTAGATTTTATAGTTCAACCGGGAGTTTTAGAGGCACCATATGAAAATTGGCACCCCAAAGGTATTGAGGCACTTACAGTCCCCATTCAATGGGCAAATAATTTGATTTCTTTAACTTTCAGATCTTTTGGGCAATTATTCACAGGCCAGCTGAGCGCTGATCAGCTAGCAGGTCCGGTTGGAGCAGCTGCCATAATAGGGCAGGCAGCGATGGTAGGGTTCGATGCTATTTTAAATTTAACCGCTTTGATAACTATCAGTTTAGGAGTTTTTAATTTGATTCCAATCCCCGGTTTAGATGGTGGCAGAATCGTTTTTTCTATTTACGAAATGATAACTAGAAAAAGGGTAAGTCCAAAAGTAGAGGCGATAGTGAATACAATAGGATTTTTATTCTTAATATTTTTGATGATCTTTGTCACTTATAACGATATAATGAGGTTTTTTTAA
- the ispG gene encoding flavodoxin-dependent (E)-4-hydroxy-3-methylbut-2-enyl-diphosphate synthase, with protein sequence MFSQKVVNVGGVKIGGKHPIVIQSMTNTDTTNVEETLLQIERLKNSGAQIVRVSVRSKDDIQPFSEIVKKAQVPLVADIHFDYRIAIESIKAGASKVRINPGNIGSDVKIREIVKVAKDYNVPIRVGSNSGSIAKEFSNLPRHKALAESALKEVRLLEKEGFYDIVVSVKSVDAKETFVANQYLSRLIPYPFHIGVTEAGVFEDAVILSSAGLGSLLINDIGDTIRISISGDPVREVELAKNLLIALGLRTGVRVIACPTCARAEIDVERLAYEVKKMLKDKEVKKNITVAVMGCVVNGPGEAKHSDIAIVGTKNSSAAIFLKGELFGTFKRSEIKEKLFEIIEEVQNS encoded by the coding sequence ATGTTCTCACAAAAAGTAGTGAATGTTGGTGGAGTTAAAATTGGTGGGAAGCACCCCATCGTTATTCAAAGTATGACGAATACAGATACAACAAATGTTGAGGAAACTCTGTTGCAAATTGAACGATTGAAAAACTCTGGTGCTCAGATTGTAAGGGTGTCAGTGAGAAGCAAGGATGATATTCAACCTTTTAGTGAAATTGTAAAAAAGGCTCAAGTCCCTTTAGTTGCAGATATTCATTTTGATTACAGAATAGCGATAGAATCTATTAAAGCCGGTGCCTCGAAAGTTAGAATAAACCCAGGCAATATTGGCTCAGATGTTAAAATACGAGAAATAGTTAAAGTTGCTAAGGATTATAACGTCCCAATAAGAGTAGGTTCGAATTCTGGCTCGATCGCTAAAGAATTTTCTAATTTACCTAGACATAAAGCATTGGCTGAAAGTGCTTTAAAAGAAGTTAGATTATTAGAAAAAGAAGGTTTTTACGATATCGTGGTTTCTGTCAAATCAGTTGATGCAAAAGAAACCTTCGTAGCCAATCAATATCTTTCTCGGTTGATACCTTATCCTTTTCATATAGGGGTTACTGAAGCGGGTGTTTTTGAAGACGCTGTTATATTGTCTTCAGCAGGTTTGGGTTCTTTACTTATAAACGACATAGGAGATACCATTAGAATATCCATAAGTGGGGATCCGGTCAGAGAAGTTGAATTGGCAAAAAATTTGTTAATAGCCTTAGGTTTAAGAACTGGGGTAAGAGTTATAGCCTGTCCAACTTGTGCAAGGGCAGAGATTGATGTTGAAAGGTTAGCTTACGAGGTAAAAAAAATGTTAAAAGACAAAGAGGTTAAAAAAAATATTACCGTTGCGGTTATGGGATGTGTGGTTAACGGCCCTGGCGAAGCTAAGCATTCTGATATTGCTATAGTTGGGACCAAAAATTCATCAGCGGCTATTTTCCTTAAAGGAGAACTTTTCGGGACCTTTAAGAGAAGTGAGATAAAAGAGAAACTTTTTGAAATTATAGAAGAGGTTCAGAATTCTTAA
- a CDS encoding YaaR family protein, with the protein MEIDPITQKKTDKELKKRKIKKSKDQDVTASEVKEKEGFFDILVDTNIKISESELRSLIDNILKLGNNFVKSPTQSNLREYRNSIKDFLKRLEKHWYVIKNDLDFKNATPQLHMVAEVVDDKLMELTDMILKREKNTLLYASKIEEINGLVLDLYK; encoded by the coding sequence ATGGAGATAGATCCTATCACCCAAAAAAAAACGGATAAAGAGTTGAAAAAAAGGAAGATAAAAAAATCAAAAGATCAAGATGTTACTGCTTCTGAAGTAAAAGAAAAAGAAGGTTTTTTTGATATACTAGTTGATACGAATATAAAAATCAGCGAGAGTGAGCTAAGGAGTTTGATTGATAATATTCTTAAATTAGGAAACAACTTTGTGAAATCTCCAACTCAATCTAATCTAAGAGAGTACAGAAATTCTATCAAAGATTTCCTTAAAAGATTAGAAAAACATTGGTATGTGATAAAAAACGATCTTGATTTTAAAAACGCAACACCTCAACTACATATGGTCGCAGAAGTAGTTGATGACAAACTAATGGAATTGACTGATATGATTTTAAAAAGAGAGAAAAATACATTATTATACGCATCAAAAATTGAAGAAATAAACGGATTGGTTTTAGATTTGTACAAATAA
- a CDS encoding PSP1 domain-containing protein: MIDLKAEVYGVELEKLGPIHYYNYLGIEKINIFDYVLVQTENGIEVGRVVIGPVTMRFEEIGYEPNSIIRKVSDEDKKQVEENVQKAEEVAQYAKQMVKELGLKMRILNADFTFDRSKLVIYFGSDVRIDFRELVKILAKRYKTRIELKQVGARDEVKMIGSIGLCGQEACCSRFLRDFSSIKMELAKTQQMMINTAKISGRCGKLLCCLKYENDFYKEVLKNVPNENTTIEYDGKPARVVTVNVFLKEVSLQVIEENQPILIKVPFSYFNNSNSQNE; the protein is encoded by the coding sequence TTGATAGATCTAAAAGCTGAAGTTTATGGGGTAGAGTTGGAAAAATTAGGCCCCATTCACTATTATAATTATTTAGGAATTGAAAAAATTAATATATTTGATTATGTATTGGTTCAAACAGAAAACGGAATAGAAGTTGGAAGAGTTGTAATCGGGCCTGTTACTATGAGGTTTGAAGAAATTGGTTATGAACCTAACTCAATAATTAGAAAGGTTTCAGACGAAGACAAAAAGCAAGTAGAAGAAAACGTTCAAAAAGCTGAAGAAGTTGCACAATATGCAAAACAAATGGTTAAGGAATTAGGGTTAAAAATGAGAATTCTTAATGCTGATTTTACTTTTGATAGATCAAAATTAGTAATTTACTTTGGTTCCGATGTCAGAATAGATTTTAGAGAATTGGTAAAGATATTAGCTAAAAGGTACAAAACAAGAATCGAACTTAAACAGGTAGGAGCTAGAGATGAAGTAAAGATGATAGGATCAATTGGTTTATGTGGGCAAGAAGCTTGTTGTAGTAGATTTTTAAGAGATTTTTCTTCTATAAAGATGGAGCTAGCTAAAACCCAACAAATGATGATCAACACCGCAAAAATCTCAGGCAGATGCGGAAAACTACTTTGCTGTTTGAAATATGAGAATGATTTTTACAAAGAAGTCCTTAAAAATGTTCCCAATGAGAATACTACAATAGAATACGATGGAAAGCCAGCCAGAGTTGTAACGGTCAACGTGTTCTTAAAGGAAGTTTCACTACAAGTAATAGAAGAAAATCAACCAATCTTAATCAAAGTTCCTTTTTCCTATTTCAACAATAGTAACTCTCAAAATGAGTGA
- a CDS encoding DUF2905 domain-containing protein, whose amino-acid sequence MRTLAAIFITIGILFVIIGLMFAFNIKIGRLPGDIIIKRENFVLYIPITTMLIVSGLVTLLSIIIRRFF is encoded by the coding sequence ATGAGAACACTAGCGGCTATATTCATAACAATAGGCATTTTGTTTGTAATAATAGGGTTGATGTTTGCGTTTAATATAAAAATTGGAAGACTCCCCGGAGATATAATAATAAAAAGAGAAAATTTTGTTTTATATATTCCTATTACAACCATGCTTATTGTAAGTGGGTTAGTTACATTGTTATCAATTATCATTCGAAGATTTTTCTAA
- a CDS encoding transketolase, translating to MKKSLKELKSLSSVARGDILKMTTVANSGHPAGSMSSIDMFLSVLNRANIFPEDPFNPDRDRIVVSHGHTSPGFYVALARMGFIDIEEVISGFRYAGSIFEGHVTRGIPGVEWSTGNLGQGLSAGIGMALAAKKRKKDYRVYVFSSDGESSKGQIAEARRTAIKEGLNNLIVLLDYNDIQISGRARDILSVNIVGEYEAAGWNVIEIDGHNFEQINKALEVAENEPLRPTVIVAKTIIGKGVSFMENTPTYHGKALTKEQLNKALEELGLENDVEKYIEKRKNMALSREKINYPNIELKVETGQPIVYEKGEKVANRNAFGNAIAHLAKLNMANFPVVAIDCDLKPSVKLEKFEKVNPEGYIQIGIEEHNAATIGGALSVNGVLTFFSDFGVFGLDETFNQQRLNDINHTNLKTVVTHCGIDVGEDGKTHHEVNYIGIVRSLYHTKLIVPCDANQTDKTIRYAAKVPGNFVIAMGRSSLPILLDEEGNVYYDNDYNFEYGKLDVFRKGKDLTVFTYGSFAHLAVEAADKLKEEGIHITVIGVPTPLDFDITDVKEYVDNNIVLTLEDHNVENGLSNELSKAMIRNSLKPSYFEPMGLKEYAPSGTIKDLLKVLGFDVESLVKKMKGLIENK from the coding sequence TTGAAAAAAAGTTTAAAAGAGCTAAAAAGCTTGTCATCAGTCGCCAGAGGAGATATATTGAAGATGACTACTGTGGCTAATTCTGGTCATCCCGCAGGATCTATGTCTTCAATTGACATGTTTTTATCGGTATTGAATAGGGCAAATATATTTCCGGAAGATCCTTTCAATCCAGATAGAGATAGGATTGTGGTTAGTCATGGTCACACTTCCCCTGGTTTTTATGTGGCTTTAGCAAGGATGGGCTTTATTGACATTGAAGAAGTTATTTCAGGATTCAGATATGCTGGCAGTATATTTGAAGGGCATGTTACCCGTGGGATACCAGGTGTCGAGTGGTCAACAGGGAATTTAGGTCAAGGTTTATCAGCTGGGATAGGAATGGCTTTGGCAGCAAAGAAGAGGAAAAAAGACTATAGAGTTTACGTTTTTAGTAGTGATGGAGAAAGTTCAAAAGGTCAAATTGCTGAAGCTAGAAGAACTGCGATAAAAGAAGGCCTAAATAACCTAATTGTATTACTTGATTACAACGATATTCAAATATCTGGAAGAGCTAGAGATATATTATCCGTAAATATAGTTGGAGAATATGAAGCAGCTGGTTGGAATGTAATAGAAATTGATGGTCACAATTTCGAGCAGATCAATAAGGCATTAGAAGTAGCTGAAAATGAGCCGCTAAGGCCAACTGTGATTGTAGCAAAAACGATTATAGGAAAAGGGGTTTCTTTTATGGAAAACACCCCAACCTATCACGGTAAAGCACTCACTAAAGAACAGTTAAATAAGGCTTTAGAAGAATTAGGTTTAGAAAACGATGTGGAAAAGTACATTGAAAAAAGAAAAAATATGGCTTTATCTAGGGAAAAAATAAATTATCCAAATATTGAATTGAAGGTTGAAACCGGACAACCCATAGTGTATGAGAAGGGAGAAAAGGTGGCTAATCGTAACGCCTTTGGGAATGCTATTGCTCATCTCGCAAAACTGAATATGGCTAACTTTCCAGTAGTTGCGATCGATTGTGATTTGAAACCATCCGTTAAATTGGAAAAATTTGAAAAAGTCAATCCTGAGGGTTACATTCAAATTGGTATTGAGGAACATAACGCTGCTACCATTGGGGGTGCGTTATCTGTTAATGGAGTCTTGACTTTTTTTTCTGATTTTGGGGTTTTTGGTTTAGACGAGACATTTAATCAACAAAGATTAAACGATATTAATCACACTAATTTGAAAACCGTTGTCACCCACTGTGGTATCGATGTTGGAGAAGATGGTAAGACCCATCATGAAGTCAATTATATTGGGATAGTCAGAAGTTTATACCATACTAAACTGATCGTACCTTGTGATGCCAATCAAACTGATAAAACGATTAGATATGCTGCAAAAGTTCCTGGTAACTTTGTAATTGCTATGGGAAGATCTAGCTTGCCAATCTTGTTAGATGAAGAGGGTAACGTTTATTACGATAACGATTATAACTTTGAGTATGGGAAGTTGGATGTTTTTAGAAAAGGTAAAGATCTAACAGTATTCACGTACGGAAGTTTTGCTCATTTGGCGGTGGAAGCAGCTGATAAGCTGAAAGAAGAAGGTATTCATATTACAGTTATTGGTGTACCAACTCCTTTAGATTTCGATATTACTGATGTTAAAGAATATGTAGACAATAATATTGTATTAACTTTAGAAGATCACAACGTAGAAAATGGTTTGTCAAATGAACTGTCAAAAGCTATGATCAGAAATTCTTTGAAACCTTCTTATTTTGAACCTATGGGATTAAAAGAATATGCTCCGTCTGGAACGATTAAAGATTTGCTAAAAGTTCTTGGATTTGACGTAGAGTCATTGGTAAAAAAGATGAAAGGATTAATTGAAAACAAATGA
- the rnc gene encoding ribonuclease III, which yields MTLQEEQTVKKAKKELLLPPCVKESLLFEALCHKSYVFDSENIQRKLDSNERLEFLGDAVLELVISEFLYNNYYLSEGEMSKARAIIGSEIILAEVALKLGLDDFIFLSKGEDKQGGRRKKSILSDAMEALFAGIYISCGYEKVKKYIIKNMKEYIENAVEGNIFLDYKTKLQELTQEKTKKLPEYVLLSASGPSHMKRYKVAVKLDDEILGIGEGFSKKFAEQLAAKIACEKFLNSTGGNDRVD from the coding sequence TTGACTTTGCAAGAGGAACAAACAGTAAAAAAAGCAAAAAAGGAGCTCCTACTGCCACCATGTGTGAAAGAAAGCTTATTGTTTGAAGCGTTGTGCCATAAATCATACGTTTTCGATAGCGAAAATATTCAAAGAAAACTTGATTCTAATGAAAGATTAGAATTTCTCGGAGATGCTGTTTTGGAGTTAGTTATCTCCGAGTTTCTTTACAATAATTATTACCTTTCCGAAGGAGAAATGTCAAAGGCGAGGGCTATTATAGGAAGCGAGATTATTTTAGCAGAAGTTGCTTTGAAGTTGGGATTAGATGATTTTATTTTTTTAAGTAAAGGTGAAGACAAACAAGGTGGGCGAAGAAAAAAGTCAATTTTATCTGACGCTATGGAAGCACTATTTGCCGGTATATATATTAGCTGTGGTTATGAAAAGGTGAAAAAGTATATTATAAAAAACATGAAAGAATACATTGAGAACGCTGTTGAAGGGAATATTTTTCTCGATTATAAAACGAAGTTACAAGAACTAACTCAAGAAAAAACAAAAAAATTGCCTGAATATGTGTTATTAAGTGCTTCTGGACCATCACATATGAAAAGATACAAGGTGGCAGTTAAATTAGATGATGAGATACTTGGAATAGGTGAAGGCTTTTCAAAAAAATTTGCCGAACAATTAGCAGCAAAAATCGCGTGTGAGAAGTTTTTGAACTCTACTGGCGGGAATGACAGAGTTGATTAA
- a CDS encoding radical SAM protein, whose product MTELIKDIEFVILKNTSSVSLTGNYCYLNCKHCGGHYLNNMARVKDIENLVKKGFTSFLISGGLLADRKVPLTIFADTLYTLKTKYNLKYNVHTGYVDEKDIHVLKDIADTVSFDLVGDQQTVREVYGKFDYDKMWASFELLVNNDFVVKPHITIGLNKGEFSHEQKAIEKLKKFGDRIDEIIFLVFIPTVGTEFYSYQPPKVTDVVSFLSKARKDFPYKKLTLGCMHPKGKYREELQTRLLGIVNKIVQPIGKVIEKAERENYQISYSYECCAFSSNCGVGSGAEGRYIKF is encoded by the coding sequence ATGACAGAGTTGATTAAAGACATTGAATTTGTTATATTAAAGAACACCTCTTCAGTATCATTAACGGGAAATTATTGTTATCTGAACTGTAAACATTGTGGTGGCCATTATCTAAATAATATGGCCCGAGTAAAGGATATTGAAAATTTAGTAAAAAAAGGGTTCACTTCTTTTTTAATTAGTGGTGGATTATTGGCTGATAGAAAGGTTCCACTTACTATTTTTGCGGATACACTATATACTCTAAAAACCAAATACAATTTGAAATACAACGTACATACAGGCTACGTGGATGAAAAAGATATCCATGTTTTAAAAGATATCGCGGATACCGTATCTTTTGACCTAGTTGGAGATCAGCAAACTGTTAGAGAGGTTTATGGGAAATTTGATTATGATAAGATGTGGGCTTCTTTCGAATTACTCGTAAATAATGATTTTGTCGTTAAACCACATATTACCATAGGCTTGAATAAAGGAGAATTCTCTCATGAACAAAAAGCAATTGAAAAATTAAAGAAATTCGGAGATCGAATAGATGAAATAATATTTTTAGTTTTTATACCCACCGTTGGAACTGAATTTTATTCTTATCAACCTCCAAAAGTCACTGACGTTGTTTCTTTTCTTTCAAAAGCAAGAAAGGATTTTCCTTATAAAAAGTTAACGCTAGGTTGTATGCATCCTAAAGGGAAATATAGAGAAGAGCTACAAACCAGGCTTTTGGGTATTGTAAATAAAATTGTTCAACCTATTGGCAAAGTTATCGAAAAAGCCGAAAGAGAAAATTACCAGATTAGCTATAGTTACGAATGCTGTGCGTTCTCTTCAAACTGTGGGGTAGGGAGCGGGGCGGAGGGGCGCTATATAAAGTTTTAG
- a CDS encoding 4Fe-4S cluster-binding domain-containing protein — MEILPSYMKLYESGELHKRRDYLIKRLEECDLCPRQCKVNRLKNVGSCRVGNEIKISEYVLYPGEEPVLKGENGAGGVFFSNCTMRCVYCQNFNFSQLGFGKKISTEELGKIFLKLQNEMKAANLDLVTATPYLPFIFDALIYAIERGFRLPIVWNTSSYESIETLKLMEDVVDIYLADIRYTSNIVGKRYSGVKDYWSNAQIAIKEMYRQVGETFLLDEKSNILKRGIIIRILVLPNLINQAKEALKFLKYEISKKIHVSLMDQYVPVYKAKNYEKLSRYLYKSEYQEVVDYLYELGFENGWIQTHKLKEDNEVYSSLK; from the coding sequence ATGGAGATTCTACCTTCGTACATGAAGTTATATGAATCAGGTGAACTTCATAAAAGACGTGATTATTTGATCAAACGCTTAGAAGAATGTGATCTGTGCCCTCGTCAGTGTAAAGTAAATAGGCTAAAAAATGTGGGATCTTGTAGGGTAGGGAATGAAATAAAAATTTCCGAATATGTTCTTTATCCGGGAGAAGAGCCCGTATTGAAAGGAGAAAATGGTGCAGGTGGTGTTTTCTTTAGCAATTGCACGATGAGATGTGTGTACTGTCAAAATTTCAATTTCAGTCAATTGGGCTTCGGAAAGAAGATTTCTACTGAAGAGTTAGGAAAAATTTTCTTAAAATTGCAGAATGAAATGAAGGCCGCTAATTTAGATTTGGTAACTGCAACTCCATACTTACCGTTTATTTTTGATGCTTTAATATATGCAATAGAACGAGGATTTCGATTACCCATAGTGTGGAATACTTCTTCTTATGAAAGTATAGAAACTTTAAAGTTAATGGAAGATGTCGTTGATATATATTTGGCTGATATAAGGTATACTAGTAATATCGTTGGTAAAAGGTATTCGGGAGTAAAGGATTACTGGAGTAATGCCCAAATAGCTATTAAAGAGATGTATCGTCAAGTTGGTGAAACTTTTCTATTAGATGAAAAGTCTAATATTTTGAAAAGAGGAATAATAATTCGTATTCTCGTTTTACCAAATTTAATAAATCAGGCGAAAGAAGCCTTAAAATTCTTAAAGTATGAAATTTCCAAAAAGATACATGTCAGTTTAATGGACCAGTACGTCCCAGTTTATAAGGCTAAAAATTATGAAAAGTTATCAAGATATTTATACAAATCGGAATATCAGGAAGTAGTCGACTATTTGTATGAATTAGGGTTTGAGAATGGTTGGATTCAGACTCACAAGTTAAAAGAAGATAATGAAGTTTACTCAAGTTTGAAATAA